The following are encoded together in the Coffea arabica cultivar ET-39 chromosome 1c, Coffea Arabica ET-39 HiFi, whole genome shotgun sequence genome:
- the LOC113725607 gene encoding leucine-rich repeat receptor protein kinase HPCA1-like isoform X1, with amino-acid sequence MAALRLLLLFLVMTAGCRGIFSNTDPHDVTVLLSLKDQWQNTPPSWGKSDDPCGFPWEGVSCNNNSRVTDLRLSAMGLSGKLSGDIGGLTELTSMDLSFNRGLTGPLSPRIGDLQNLSILILTGCSFNGNIPSELGNLAQLSFLALNLNNFTGEIPPSLGKLSNLSCLDIADNQLTGSIPISSSLTETPGLDLLKKAKHFHFNNNQLSGQIPGTLFSSEMVLIHVLFNGNNLTGGIPSTLGYVQTLEVLRLDRNALIGNVPLSFHNLTNLMELHLEHNQLSGPFPDLTGMKGLNYVDLSNNSFQKSQAPDWFGILRSLTTLVAEYGSLEGTVPQKLFALPQIQQVKLRNNAFNETPGMGSAIGQQLKVVDLENNEITSAALGSGYDNTPILLAGNPVCSEFLAKTSYCEDKQPLPPYSTSLANCASKSCPADKKLSPQSCECAHPYEGIMYFRAPSFRELSNHTLFWQLEMSLWTKLNLTPGSVSLQNPFFNVDDLLQVHLAFFPSVGEYFNRSEVQRMGFALNYYIFMPPEQFGSYYFRPFPYTFGAERRNAISKTIVTAIAACSVILGLLLICLGIYAVRQKRRAERAVELSKPFASWAPSRKNSGGAPQLKGARWFSYDELKKSTNNFSEKNEIGSGGYGKVYRGMLPSGLFVAIKRSQQGSKQGGHEFKTEIELLSRVHHKNLVGLVGFCFEQGEQMLVYEFMPNGTLRESLSGKSGIYLDWKMRLRAALGSARGLTYLHELAIPPIIHRDINTRNILLDENLTARVADFGLSKLGSDSSNGHVSTQVKGTPGYIDPEYYMTQKLTNKSDVYSFGVVMLELVTAKLPIEKGKHIVHEVRMAMDKNDEECYGLGNMMDPAIRNATNLVGFVRFVDLAMQCVEESAADRPTMSELVKELETIILQNDGLDTNSTSASSISTSSATVFGMTKASGNKEIREDLENSGESLPSTDFSRL; translated from the exons ATGGCAGCCCTTCGGCTCCTCCTCTTGTTTTTAGTGATGACTGCAGGATGTCGTGGGATCTTCTCCAACACGGATCCTCACGATG TTACTGTTCTTCTGTCTTTGAAAGATCAGTGGCAAAACACACCACCAAGTTGGGGCAAGTCAGATGATCCTTGTGGATTTCCTTGGGAAGGAGTCTCCTGTAACAACAACTCAAGAGTCACTGATTT GAGATTATCAGCTATGGGACTATCAGGTAAACTCAGTGGTGATATTGGAGGACTCACTGAATTGACGTCCAT GGATCTGTCATTCAACCGAGGTCTCACTGGTCCACTCTCTCCACGAATAGGAGACTTGCAAAATTTGAGTATATT AATCCTCACTGGATGTAGCTTCAATGGAAATATACCAAGTGAACTAGGGAATCTTGCACAATTGTCCTTCCT GGCACTTAACTTAAATAACTTCACTGGAGAGATACCACCATCGCTGGGAAAGCTTTCCAACTTATCCTGTCTTGATATAGCAGATAATCAGTTGACAGGATCAATACCTATTTCATCATCTCTGACTGAAACACCAGGATTGGACCTCCTAAAAAAGGCAAAACACTT CCATTTCAACAATAACCAGCTTTCTGGCCAAATTCCAGGCACACTTTTCAGCTCAGAAATGGTACTTATACATGT ACTGTTTAATGGTAACAACTTGACCGGGGGAATCCCCTCAACATTAGGATATGTTCAGACACTTGAGGTTCT GAGGCTAGATCGAAATGCCCTGATTGGCAATGTCCCATTAAGCTTCCACAATCTCACAAATTTGATGGAATT GCACCTAGAACATAATCAGTTATCAGGTCCATTTCCAGACTTGACCGGAATGAAAGGCCTCAACTACGT GGACTTGAGCAACAACTCTTTTCAAAAATCGCAAGCTCCAGACTGGTTCGGTATATTACGGTCACTAACAACCTT GGTTGCTGAATACGGATCACTTGAGGGAACAGTGCCTCAGAAACTCTTCGCTTTACCCCAAATTCAACAAGT CAAACTGAGAAACAATGCATTTAACGAGACACCGGGTATGGGCAGCGCCATTGGTCAGCAACTTAAAGTTGTTGATTTGGAGAACAATGAAATAACCTCAGCTGCTCTTGGTTCTGGTTATGACAATACACCGAT ATTGCTAGCAGGAAACCCAGTCTGCAGCGAATTTCTTGCAAAGACCAGTTACTGTGAGGATAAGCAACCACTTCCACCCTATTCTACGAGCCTGGCTAATTGTGCAAGCAAATCCTGCCCCGCTGATAAGAAACTCAGTCCACAGAGTTGTGAATGTGCTCATCCATATGAGGGAATAATGTACTTCAGAGCACCATCCTTCAGGGAGTTGTCTAATCATACTCTATTTTGGCAGTTGGAAATGAGCCTGTGGACGAAGTTAAACCTTACTCCTGGCTCAGTTTCTCTGCAGAACCCCTTCTTCAATGTTGACGACTTGCTTCAGGTGCATTTGGCATTTTTTCCATCCGTAGGAGAGTATTTCAATAGGTCAGAGGTCCAGAGGATGGGGTTTGCTTTAAATTATTACATTTTCATGCCTCCAGAGCAATTTGGGTCCTACTACTTCAGGCCATTTCCTTACACTTTCGGTG CTGAACGTAGAAATGCCATAAGCAAAACAATTGTTACAGCGATAGCTGCTTGCAGCGTCATTCTGGGATTGTTGCTCATTTGCCTAGGCATCTATGCTGTCCGCCAAAAGAGACGGGCTGAAAGAGCTGTTGAATTAAGTAAACCATTTG CATCTTGGGCTCCAAGTCGCAAAAACAGTGGGGGAGCACCACAACTAAAAGGAGCTCGTTGGTTTTCTTACGATGAGCTGAAGAAATCAACTAATAACTTTTCTGAGAAAAATGAGATCGGTTCTGGTGGCTATGGCAAG GTCTATAGAGGGATGCTCCCAAGTGGACTATTTGTTGCTATCAAAAGATCACAACAAGGCTCCAAGCAAGGTGGACATGAATTCAAAACTGAAATTGAGTTGCTGTCACGAGTTCATCACAAGAACCTCGTTGGCTTGGTTGGATTCTGTTTTGAACAAGGTGAACAGATGTTGGTATATGAGTTTATGCCTAACGGAACTCTGAGGGAGAGTTTATCAG GGAAGAGTGGAATTTATCTAGACTGGAAAATGAGACTTCGAGCTGCACTTGGTTCAGCTAGAGGATTGACTTACTTGCATGAGCTTGCCATCCCTCCTATAATCCACAGAGATATCAACACCAGGAATATTCTCTTGGATGAAAATCTAACAGCTAGGGTTGCAGATTTTGGCTTGTCCAAGCTTGGTTCTGACAGTTCCAATGGCCATGTATCTACTCAAGTTAAAGGCACACCG GGTTATATTGATCCTGAATATTACATGACCCAAAAATTGACAAACAAAAGTGATGTGTATAGCTTTGGTGTGGTTATGCTTGAGCTGGTAACAGCTAAACTGCCTATTGAGAAGGGGAAGCACATTGTCCACGAAGTGAGAATGGCGATGGACAAGAATGATGAAGAATGCTATGGACTAGGGAACATGATGGATCCAGCAATTCGAAACGCGACCAATCTGGTAGGCTTCGTGAGATTTGTAGATTTGGCAATGCAATGTGTGGAAGAATCAGCAGCAGATCGTCCAACAATGAGTGAACTGGTGAAAGAACTCGAAACAATTATTCTGCAGAATGATGGACTTGATACAAACTCAACATCAGCATCCTCTATCAGCACATCCTCTGCCACAGTTTTTGGCATGACAAAAG CATCAGGAAATAAGGAGATACGAGAGGACTTGGAGAACAGTGGAGAGAGCTTGCCATCTACCGATTTCAGTCGACTCTGA
- the LOC113725607 gene encoding leucine-rich repeat receptor protein kinase HPCA1-like isoform X2 → MAALRLLLLFLVMTAGCRGIFSNTDPHDVTVLLSLKDQWQNTPPSWGKSDDPCGFPWEGVSCNNNSRVTDLRLSAMGLSGKLSGDIGGLTELTSMDLSFNRGLTGPLSPRIGDLQNLSILILTGCSFNGNIPSELGNLAQLSFLALNLNNFTGEIPPSLGKLSNLSCLDIADNQLTGSIPISSSLTETPGLDLLKKAKHFHFNNNQLSGQIPGTLFSSEMVLIHVLFNGNNLTGGIPSTLGYVQTLEVLRLDRNALIGNVPLSFHNLTNLMELHLEHNQLSGPFPDLTGMKGLNYVDLSNNSFQKSQAPDWFGILRSLTTLVAEYGSLEGTVPQKLFALPQIQQVKLRNNAFNETPGMGSAIGQQLKVVDLENNEITSAALGSGYDNTPILLAGNPVCSEFLAKTSYCEDKQPLPPYSTSLANCASKSCPADKKLSPQSCECAHPYEGIMYFRAPSFRELSNHTLFWQLEMSLWTKLNLTPGSVSLQNPFFNVDDLLQVHLAFFPSVGEYFNRSEVQRMGFALNYYIFMPPEQFGSYYFRPFPYTFGAERRNAISKTIVTAIAACSVILGLLLICLGIYAVRQKRRAERAVELSKPFASWAPSRKNSGGAPQLKGARWFSYDELKKSTNNFSEKNEIGSGGYGKVYRGMLPSGLFVAIKRSQQGSKQGGHEFKTEIELLSRVHHKNLVGLVGFCFEQGEQMLVYEFMPNGTLRESLSGKSGIYLDWKMRLRAALGSARGLTYLHELAIPPIIHRDINTRNILLDENLTARVADFGLSKLGSDSSNGHVSTQVKGTPGYIDPEYYMTQKLTNKSDVYSFGVVMLELVTAKLPIEKGKHIVHEVRMAMDKNDEECYGLGNMMDPAIRNATNLVGFVRFVDLAMQCVEESAADRPTMSELVKELETIILQNDGLDTNSTSASSISTSSATVFGMTKGNKEIREDLENSGESLPSTDFSRL, encoded by the exons ATGGCAGCCCTTCGGCTCCTCCTCTTGTTTTTAGTGATGACTGCAGGATGTCGTGGGATCTTCTCCAACACGGATCCTCACGATG TTACTGTTCTTCTGTCTTTGAAAGATCAGTGGCAAAACACACCACCAAGTTGGGGCAAGTCAGATGATCCTTGTGGATTTCCTTGGGAAGGAGTCTCCTGTAACAACAACTCAAGAGTCACTGATTT GAGATTATCAGCTATGGGACTATCAGGTAAACTCAGTGGTGATATTGGAGGACTCACTGAATTGACGTCCAT GGATCTGTCATTCAACCGAGGTCTCACTGGTCCACTCTCTCCACGAATAGGAGACTTGCAAAATTTGAGTATATT AATCCTCACTGGATGTAGCTTCAATGGAAATATACCAAGTGAACTAGGGAATCTTGCACAATTGTCCTTCCT GGCACTTAACTTAAATAACTTCACTGGAGAGATACCACCATCGCTGGGAAAGCTTTCCAACTTATCCTGTCTTGATATAGCAGATAATCAGTTGACAGGATCAATACCTATTTCATCATCTCTGACTGAAACACCAGGATTGGACCTCCTAAAAAAGGCAAAACACTT CCATTTCAACAATAACCAGCTTTCTGGCCAAATTCCAGGCACACTTTTCAGCTCAGAAATGGTACTTATACATGT ACTGTTTAATGGTAACAACTTGACCGGGGGAATCCCCTCAACATTAGGATATGTTCAGACACTTGAGGTTCT GAGGCTAGATCGAAATGCCCTGATTGGCAATGTCCCATTAAGCTTCCACAATCTCACAAATTTGATGGAATT GCACCTAGAACATAATCAGTTATCAGGTCCATTTCCAGACTTGACCGGAATGAAAGGCCTCAACTACGT GGACTTGAGCAACAACTCTTTTCAAAAATCGCAAGCTCCAGACTGGTTCGGTATATTACGGTCACTAACAACCTT GGTTGCTGAATACGGATCACTTGAGGGAACAGTGCCTCAGAAACTCTTCGCTTTACCCCAAATTCAACAAGT CAAACTGAGAAACAATGCATTTAACGAGACACCGGGTATGGGCAGCGCCATTGGTCAGCAACTTAAAGTTGTTGATTTGGAGAACAATGAAATAACCTCAGCTGCTCTTGGTTCTGGTTATGACAATACACCGAT ATTGCTAGCAGGAAACCCAGTCTGCAGCGAATTTCTTGCAAAGACCAGTTACTGTGAGGATAAGCAACCACTTCCACCCTATTCTACGAGCCTGGCTAATTGTGCAAGCAAATCCTGCCCCGCTGATAAGAAACTCAGTCCACAGAGTTGTGAATGTGCTCATCCATATGAGGGAATAATGTACTTCAGAGCACCATCCTTCAGGGAGTTGTCTAATCATACTCTATTTTGGCAGTTGGAAATGAGCCTGTGGACGAAGTTAAACCTTACTCCTGGCTCAGTTTCTCTGCAGAACCCCTTCTTCAATGTTGACGACTTGCTTCAGGTGCATTTGGCATTTTTTCCATCCGTAGGAGAGTATTTCAATAGGTCAGAGGTCCAGAGGATGGGGTTTGCTTTAAATTATTACATTTTCATGCCTCCAGAGCAATTTGGGTCCTACTACTTCAGGCCATTTCCTTACACTTTCGGTG CTGAACGTAGAAATGCCATAAGCAAAACAATTGTTACAGCGATAGCTGCTTGCAGCGTCATTCTGGGATTGTTGCTCATTTGCCTAGGCATCTATGCTGTCCGCCAAAAGAGACGGGCTGAAAGAGCTGTTGAATTAAGTAAACCATTTG CATCTTGGGCTCCAAGTCGCAAAAACAGTGGGGGAGCACCACAACTAAAAGGAGCTCGTTGGTTTTCTTACGATGAGCTGAAGAAATCAACTAATAACTTTTCTGAGAAAAATGAGATCGGTTCTGGTGGCTATGGCAAG GTCTATAGAGGGATGCTCCCAAGTGGACTATTTGTTGCTATCAAAAGATCACAACAAGGCTCCAAGCAAGGTGGACATGAATTCAAAACTGAAATTGAGTTGCTGTCACGAGTTCATCACAAGAACCTCGTTGGCTTGGTTGGATTCTGTTTTGAACAAGGTGAACAGATGTTGGTATATGAGTTTATGCCTAACGGAACTCTGAGGGAGAGTTTATCAG GGAAGAGTGGAATTTATCTAGACTGGAAAATGAGACTTCGAGCTGCACTTGGTTCAGCTAGAGGATTGACTTACTTGCATGAGCTTGCCATCCCTCCTATAATCCACAGAGATATCAACACCAGGAATATTCTCTTGGATGAAAATCTAACAGCTAGGGTTGCAGATTTTGGCTTGTCCAAGCTTGGTTCTGACAGTTCCAATGGCCATGTATCTACTCAAGTTAAAGGCACACCG GGTTATATTGATCCTGAATATTACATGACCCAAAAATTGACAAACAAAAGTGATGTGTATAGCTTTGGTGTGGTTATGCTTGAGCTGGTAACAGCTAAACTGCCTATTGAGAAGGGGAAGCACATTGTCCACGAAGTGAGAATGGCGATGGACAAGAATGATGAAGAATGCTATGGACTAGGGAACATGATGGATCCAGCAATTCGAAACGCGACCAATCTGGTAGGCTTCGTGAGATTTGTAGATTTGGCAATGCAATGTGTGGAAGAATCAGCAGCAGATCGTCCAACAATGAGTGAACTGGTGAAAGAACTCGAAACAATTATTCTGCAGAATGATGGACTTGATACAAACTCAACATCAGCATCCTCTATCAGCACATCCTCTGCCACAGTTTTTGGCATGACAAAAG GAAATAAGGAGATACGAGAGGACTTGGAGAACAGTGGAGAGAGCTTGCCATCTACCGATTTCAGTCGACTCTGA
- the LOC113725607 gene encoding leucine-rich repeat receptor protein kinase HPCA1-like isoform X3 produces the protein MAALRLLLLFLVMTAGCRGIFSNTDPHDVTVLLSLKDQWQNTPPSWGKSDDPCGFPWEGVSCNNNSRVTDLRLSAMGLSGKLSGDIGGLTELTSMDLSFNRGLTGPLSPRIGDLQNLSILILTGCSFNGNIPSELGNLAQLSFLALNLNNFTGEIPPSLGKLSNLSCLDIADNQLTGSIPISSSLTETPGLDLLKKAKHFHFNNNQLSGQIPGTLFSSEMVLIHVLFNGNNLTGGIPSTLGYVQTLEVLRLDRNALIGNVPLSFHNLTNLMELHLEHNQLSGPFPDLTGMKGLNYVDLSNNSFQKSQAPDWFGILRSLTTLVAEYGSLEGTVPQKLFALPQIQQVKLRNNAFNETPGMGSAIGQQLKVVDLENNEITSAALGSGYDNTPILLAGNPVCSEFLAKTSYCEDKQPLPPYSTSLANCASKSCPADKKLSPQSCECAHPYEGIMYFRAPSFRELSNHTLFWQLEMSLWTKLNLTPGSVSLQNPFFNVDDLLQVHLAFFPSVGEYFNRSEVQRMGFALNYYIFMPPEQFGSYYFRPFPYTFGAERRNAISKTIVTAIAACSVILGLLLICLGIYAVRQKRRAERAVELSKPFASWAPSRKNSGGAPQLKGARWFSYDELKKSTNNFSEKNEIGSGGYGKVYRGMLPSGLFVAIKRSQQGSKQGGHEFKTEIELLSRVHHKNLVGLVGFCFEQGEQMLVYEFMPNGTLRESLSGKSGIYLDWKMRLRAALGSARGLTYLHELAIPPIIHRDINTRNILLDENLTARVADFGLSKLGSDSSNGHVSTQVKGTPGYIDPEYYMTQKLTNKSDVYSFGVVMLELVTAKLPIEKGKHIVHEVRMAMDKNDEECYGLGNMMDPAIRNATNLVGFVRFVDLAMQCVEESAADRPTMSELVKELETIILQNDGLDTNSTSASSISTSSATVFGMTKGAKHPYDVMPSIRK, from the exons ATGGCAGCCCTTCGGCTCCTCCTCTTGTTTTTAGTGATGACTGCAGGATGTCGTGGGATCTTCTCCAACACGGATCCTCACGATG TTACTGTTCTTCTGTCTTTGAAAGATCAGTGGCAAAACACACCACCAAGTTGGGGCAAGTCAGATGATCCTTGTGGATTTCCTTGGGAAGGAGTCTCCTGTAACAACAACTCAAGAGTCACTGATTT GAGATTATCAGCTATGGGACTATCAGGTAAACTCAGTGGTGATATTGGAGGACTCACTGAATTGACGTCCAT GGATCTGTCATTCAACCGAGGTCTCACTGGTCCACTCTCTCCACGAATAGGAGACTTGCAAAATTTGAGTATATT AATCCTCACTGGATGTAGCTTCAATGGAAATATACCAAGTGAACTAGGGAATCTTGCACAATTGTCCTTCCT GGCACTTAACTTAAATAACTTCACTGGAGAGATACCACCATCGCTGGGAAAGCTTTCCAACTTATCCTGTCTTGATATAGCAGATAATCAGTTGACAGGATCAATACCTATTTCATCATCTCTGACTGAAACACCAGGATTGGACCTCCTAAAAAAGGCAAAACACTT CCATTTCAACAATAACCAGCTTTCTGGCCAAATTCCAGGCACACTTTTCAGCTCAGAAATGGTACTTATACATGT ACTGTTTAATGGTAACAACTTGACCGGGGGAATCCCCTCAACATTAGGATATGTTCAGACACTTGAGGTTCT GAGGCTAGATCGAAATGCCCTGATTGGCAATGTCCCATTAAGCTTCCACAATCTCACAAATTTGATGGAATT GCACCTAGAACATAATCAGTTATCAGGTCCATTTCCAGACTTGACCGGAATGAAAGGCCTCAACTACGT GGACTTGAGCAACAACTCTTTTCAAAAATCGCAAGCTCCAGACTGGTTCGGTATATTACGGTCACTAACAACCTT GGTTGCTGAATACGGATCACTTGAGGGAACAGTGCCTCAGAAACTCTTCGCTTTACCCCAAATTCAACAAGT CAAACTGAGAAACAATGCATTTAACGAGACACCGGGTATGGGCAGCGCCATTGGTCAGCAACTTAAAGTTGTTGATTTGGAGAACAATGAAATAACCTCAGCTGCTCTTGGTTCTGGTTATGACAATACACCGAT ATTGCTAGCAGGAAACCCAGTCTGCAGCGAATTTCTTGCAAAGACCAGTTACTGTGAGGATAAGCAACCACTTCCACCCTATTCTACGAGCCTGGCTAATTGTGCAAGCAAATCCTGCCCCGCTGATAAGAAACTCAGTCCACAGAGTTGTGAATGTGCTCATCCATATGAGGGAATAATGTACTTCAGAGCACCATCCTTCAGGGAGTTGTCTAATCATACTCTATTTTGGCAGTTGGAAATGAGCCTGTGGACGAAGTTAAACCTTACTCCTGGCTCAGTTTCTCTGCAGAACCCCTTCTTCAATGTTGACGACTTGCTTCAGGTGCATTTGGCATTTTTTCCATCCGTAGGAGAGTATTTCAATAGGTCAGAGGTCCAGAGGATGGGGTTTGCTTTAAATTATTACATTTTCATGCCTCCAGAGCAATTTGGGTCCTACTACTTCAGGCCATTTCCTTACACTTTCGGTG CTGAACGTAGAAATGCCATAAGCAAAACAATTGTTACAGCGATAGCTGCTTGCAGCGTCATTCTGGGATTGTTGCTCATTTGCCTAGGCATCTATGCTGTCCGCCAAAAGAGACGGGCTGAAAGAGCTGTTGAATTAAGTAAACCATTTG CATCTTGGGCTCCAAGTCGCAAAAACAGTGGGGGAGCACCACAACTAAAAGGAGCTCGTTGGTTTTCTTACGATGAGCTGAAGAAATCAACTAATAACTTTTCTGAGAAAAATGAGATCGGTTCTGGTGGCTATGGCAAG GTCTATAGAGGGATGCTCCCAAGTGGACTATTTGTTGCTATCAAAAGATCACAACAAGGCTCCAAGCAAGGTGGACATGAATTCAAAACTGAAATTGAGTTGCTGTCACGAGTTCATCACAAGAACCTCGTTGGCTTGGTTGGATTCTGTTTTGAACAAGGTGAACAGATGTTGGTATATGAGTTTATGCCTAACGGAACTCTGAGGGAGAGTTTATCAG GGAAGAGTGGAATTTATCTAGACTGGAAAATGAGACTTCGAGCTGCACTTGGTTCAGCTAGAGGATTGACTTACTTGCATGAGCTTGCCATCCCTCCTATAATCCACAGAGATATCAACACCAGGAATATTCTCTTGGATGAAAATCTAACAGCTAGGGTTGCAGATTTTGGCTTGTCCAAGCTTGGTTCTGACAGTTCCAATGGCCATGTATCTACTCAAGTTAAAGGCACACCG GGTTATATTGATCCTGAATATTACATGACCCAAAAATTGACAAACAAAAGTGATGTGTATAGCTTTGGTGTGGTTATGCTTGAGCTGGTAACAGCTAAACTGCCTATTGAGAAGGGGAAGCACATTGTCCACGAAGTGAGAATGGCGATGGACAAGAATGATGAAGAATGCTATGGACTAGGGAACATGATGGATCCAGCAATTCGAAACGCGACCAATCTGGTAGGCTTCGTGAGATTTGTAGATTTGGCAATGCAATGTGTGGAAGAATCAGCAGCAGATCGTCCAACAATGAGTGAACTGGTGAAAGAACTCGAAACAATTATTCTGCAGAATGATGGACTTGATACAAACTCAACATCAGCATCCTCTATCAGCACATCCTCTGCCACAGTTTTTGGCATGACAAAAGGTGCTAAACACCCCTATGATGTGATGCCTAG CATCAGGAAATAA